The window AATTGCAATAGTTGCAGCAGCACAAAGTACCATACTAAAAAGGATGAGTTGATATGAATATAAAAGAGGAAGAATTAAAATACTTGAAACTTTTAGCTAAAAATTTTCCAACAATTGCTGAAACAGCAACAGAAATAATAAATTTAGAGGCAATTTTATCTTTACCAAAGGGGACGGAACATTTTATAAGTGATATACATGGAGAATATGAAGCTTTTAATCATGTTTTAAAAAATTGTTCAGGTGTAATAAAAGAAAAAATAGAAAATATATTTATAAATTTACCTGAAAAGGAAAAAAATCAATTGGCAACGGTAATATACTATCCTAAAGAAAAAATAGAGCTTATTCAATCTTTAGGTATAGATATGGAAGAGTGGTATAAAAGAACTATACCAAGAATATTAGAAGTTTTAAAAGTAGTTTCCTCTAAGTATACAAGATCAAAAGTAGGAAAGGCTATGACAAAAGAATTTTCCTATATCATTCAAGAGCTCTTATATGAACGAGCTGAAGAGCAAAATAAAAAGGACTACATAGAAGGTATTATAAATACGATAATAGATATTGGAAGAGGTAAAGAGTTTATAATAAATGTAAGCATGCTTATTCAAAGATTAGTTGTAGATACATTACATATAGTGGGGGATATTTATGATAGAGGACCATATCCACATAAAATAGTGGATAAGCTTATGAAATACCATAATGTGGATATTCAATGGGGAAATCATGACATATTATGGGTAGGTGCAGCTTGTGGGCATGGAGCTTGTATAGCAAATGCTATTAGAATATGCTTGAGATATTCTAATAGAGAGATATTAGAAGATGGATATGGAATAAATCTATTACCTTTGGCAACCTTAGCTATGGAGTTTTACGGTGGTGATTCATGTAGTGAGTTTAAACCAAAAACAAAAGATAAAAGTAGTGATGAAGAGTTACTTTCTAAAATGCATAAAGCGATTTCGATTATTCAGTTTAAATTAGAGGGAGAAGTAATAAAAAGAAATCCAACATTTAATATGGAGGATAGACTTCTACTTCATAATTTAGATAACTCATATTTAACATTAGATAGAGATAATCTTTATAGTTTAAATGAAAGAGAAAAAGAAGTAGTAGAGGGATTGATGAGAAGTTTTAAAAATAGTGAAAAACTTCAAGAGCATATAAAGTTTTTATTAGAAAAAGGAAGCGTATATTTAAAAAAGAACTCAAATCTATTATTTCATGGATGTATGCCGTTAGATGAAAAAGGTGGATTTAGAGAGGTAGATATTTTTGGAAAAAAATATTCAGGAAAAAGATTGTTTGAAAGATGTGATCAACTTTGTAGAGAGGGATATTATGATGAAAATAGTATTCAAGGTAAAGATTTTATATGGTACCTTTGGTGCGGGAAAGATTCACCACTTTTTGGAAAAGATAAAATGAGAACTTTTGAAAGATATTTTTTCGTAGATAAAGAGAGTCATAAGGAGAATTATGATTATTATTATGAATTTTCTGAAAATAAAGAGGTTGCTGATAGAATATTAAAAGAGTTTGGAATATTAGATGAGTATTCTCATATAATAAATGGTCATGTTCCAGTAAAGGTAAGAAAAGGTGAAACACCAATAAGAGCTCAAGGGAAATTAATTCTTATAGATGGTGGATTTTCAAAAGCTTATCAATCTACAACAGGAATAGCAGGATATACTCTAATATTTAATTCTCATGGAAAGAGATTAGTTTGTCATAAACCATTTGAAAATAT of the Cetobacterium sp. NK01 genome contains:
- a CDS encoding fructose-1,6-bisphosphatase, with protein sequence MNIKEEELKYLKLLAKNFPTIAETATEIINLEAILSLPKGTEHFISDIHGEYEAFNHVLKNCSGVIKEKIENIFINLPEKEKNQLATVIYYPKEKIELIQSLGIDMEEWYKRTIPRILEVLKVVSSKYTRSKVGKAMTKEFSYIIQELLYERAEEQNKKDYIEGIINTIIDIGRGKEFIINVSMLIQRLVVDTLHIVGDIYDRGPYPHKIVDKLMKYHNVDIQWGNHDILWVGAACGHGACIANAIRICLRYSNREILEDGYGINLLPLATLAMEFYGGDSCSEFKPKTKDKSSDEELLSKMHKAISIIQFKLEGEVIKRNPTFNMEDRLLLHNLDNSYLTLDRDNLYSLNEREKEVVEGLMRSFKNSEKLQEHIKFLLEKGSVYLKKNSNLLFHGCMPLDEKGGFREVDIFGKKYSGKRLFERCDQLCREGYYDENSIQGKDFIWYLWCGKDSPLFGKDKMRTFERYFFVDKESHKENYDYYYEFSENKEVADRILKEFGILDEYSHIINGHVPVKVRKGETPIRAQGKLILIDGGFSKAYQSTTGIAGYTLIFNSHGKRLVCHKPFENIGDSVEKCLDFQSTTEIVDSKKERLKVRDTDIGKDLESQVKELKKLLYCYKMGIIKSV